A section of the Oryzias latipes chromosome 8, ASM223467v1 genome encodes:
- the LOC101172336 gene encoding ATP-sensitive inward rectifier potassium channel 12: protein MGTRRSNRYSIVSDIIPEEELQKISSLSLHNGQGSLKVQQYFDSEGGDSRRRSGALAVVPSTREQRGMNNYNGKVLTRGSNQIRSRFVKKNGQCNVVFTNMEERRQRYLADIFTTCVDIRWRYLFSIFCISFLLSWLLFGIIFYSVSLAHGDFENLPTQKGDGLLAGSLHGPSSGYIAGGHTQRIPCILHVQGFVGALLFSMETQTTIGYGWRCVTEECPVAVITVVVQSIIGCIIDSFMIGTIMAKMARPKKRNQTLMFSKNAVIALRDSKLCLMWRVGNLRKSHIVEAHVRAQLIRSYVTEEGEFIPLEQMDLNVGYDEGTDRLFLVSPLVVIHEIDKDSPLYTLSKADLEADDFEIVVILEGMVEATAMTTQFRSSYLAREIFWGHRFEPVIFEDRERYKVDYARFHKTYEVPSTPHLSAKELDEAASRASSAGSPASPFRSKQDLIPRTLSAFCYENEVALSCGEEDEDIFDSSQIVGLERGEERRTSVDFHNMFHDSSTVTSGSHNVMCVLDMDNQMEFDILQTAFPLDPMTYKNEQET, encoded by the exons ATGGGAACAAGGAGATCCAACAG GTACAGCATTGTGTCAGACATCATACCTGAGGAGGAACTACAGAAGATCTCCAGCCTAAGCCTACACAACGGCCAAGGGTCCCTCAAAGTCCAACAGTACTTTGACTCAGAAGGAGGCGACAGCAGGAGGAGGTCTGGAGCCCTTGCTGTTGTCCCGAGCACCAGAGAGCAACGAGGGATGAACAACTACAATGGGAAGGTTCTAACAAGGGGGTCCAATCAGATACGGAGCCGTTTTGTAAAGAAGAATGGGCAATGCAACGTGGTGTTCACTAACATGGAGGAAAGGAGGCAGCGCTACCTTGCAGACATCTTCACCACCTGTGTGGACATCCGCTGGAGATACCTGTTCTCTATATTTTGCATAAGTTTTCTTCTCTCCTGGCTACTTTTTGGCATAATCTTTTATAGTGTCTCCTTGGCACATGGGGACTTTGAAAACCTCCCAACTCAGAAAGGTGACGGACTGCTTGCAGGCAGCCTGCATGGACCTTCTTCTGGGTACATAGCAGGAGGTCATACTCAAAGGATACCCTGCATCCTTCATGTCCAGGGCTTTGTGGGGGCACTCCTGTTCTCCATGGAAACCCAGACAACTATTGGCTATGGCTGGCGCTGTGTTACAGAGGAGTGTCCTGTGGCGGTTATAACGGTGGTGGTACAGTCCATCATTGGCTGCATCATTGACTCTTTTATGATTGGCACCATCATGGCCAAGATGGCTCGACCAAAGAAGAGGAATCAAACCCTCATGTTTTCCAAAAATGCTGTAATTGCCCTTCGTGATAGCAAGCTCTGCCTCATGTGGAGGGTGGGTAACCTGCGGAAGAGCCACATTGTGGAAGCGCACGTCCGTGCCCAGCTCATCCGCTCCTATGTCACAGAGGAAGGGGAGTTCATCCCCCTGGAACAGATGGACCTCAACGTTGGCTACGATGAAGGCACAGATAGGTTGTTTCTCGTATCTCCACTGGTTGTAATTCATGAAATAGACAAAGACAGCCCTCTGTACACTTTAAGCAAAGCTGATCTGGAAGCAGATGATTTTGAGATTGTTGTCATTTTGGAGGGAATGGTGGAAGCCACCGCCATGACTACCCAATTCCGTAGTTCTTACCTCGCCAGGGAGATTTTCTGGGGTCACAGGTTTGAGCCTGTAATTTTCGAGGACAGGGAACGCTACAAAGTAGACTATGCTCGCTTCCATAAGACCTACGAGGTGCCCTCAACGCCCCACCTCAGCGCCAAAGAGCTAGACGAAGCTGCCAGCCGAGCATCCTCTGCTGGGTCTCCCGCATCACCTTTCAGATCCAAACAAGACCTGATCCCGCGAACGCTGAGCGCCTTCTGCTACGAGAATGAGGTTGCACTGAGCTgcggagaggaagatgaagacatATTTGACTCCTCACAGATTGTCGGCTTGGAGaggggagaggagaggaggacttCAGTGGACTTCCACAACATGTTCCACGACAGCTCCACTGTGACTTCAGGAAGCCATAATGTCATGTGTGTCCTGGACATGGACAACCAGATGGAGTTTGACATCCTTCAGACTGCCTTTCCTCTTGATCCGATGACTTACAAAAATGAGCAGGAGACCTAG